In the genome of Raphanus sativus cultivar WK10039 chromosome 9, ASM80110v3, whole genome shotgun sequence, the window gtacttttattatatttacatttgCGCCGGTTGTTTTCTTTCTCGCGGTTTTGTGATTCAAATACAAAGGATTAAAAATTGGAACGAACATCAAACCGGATATGCCTTTGGGTTGACTCAACTTCTTCCATGTCCCCATATCTCTATAGACAATCTTCTATGGGCCTCTTAAATCCCTTATATCCCCTTGTTTTAATGAAACATAGAAATctgattttgtctttttttctattttcaaaattttcaaaaagtttagaaTTGTATGTGATTTCATATTATCTACGATTTGAAATAGGTATAGTTTTACTTAGTTGTATTGAGTTTTACTTCGTGATACTGGATAATATTGATGTTTAATTATACATGTTATACAAATACTACTGAATATTATTGAGTGCAGTTATACGAAATTCTACTAAATTATACTACTGAGTGCAGTTATACCAAACAATAAAAACAGATGATTAAAAGTTTTAAAGCACCAATAAAAATCGAAGCAACATTGCATtcacaaaacaatataaaactcaaTCTCAAAagcacataaaatataaaatttaatatcaaatgaaatACATAAATCAAATTCCTCAATTTCATTAGTGACAGAGGGATTGGATGATGGTATTGTAGCTTATTCACACCAGATTCATCTTGAATAGTACTAAAAATAGTGCAAATACATTTACTAGAGCTGGACACAAATACCCGTTACTTGAATAATACTCGATACTCTCCCTGTATTTGTCCTCCGAACACAAATACTCGTCATAATCAAAACAAGTAACAAgtcataaaattttattacttgCAAATACAAATCAAGTAccaaatcttaaatttattttaggtACTTGACTTGTTTACTTgatcatcaaaatattttataaaatttaaggtCTACCTCACCTCTACGGAATCACTTACATCATAATTTGTAAAGCTTCATCTTTCATTAGACTATGTACAATGGTTTCAAGATTCAACACACTCCACTTCATCTTTTTATATTAcacatcatcttctttttttccatCTCATCATTCAACACATATTAACTTTTACCTAATACAatagttttgtttaataaaatttaacaccatattttacaaattaatgattattttttaaatatccaaatttaataaacttagtctctattgatagagaatttaaaatgatagattttcatattaaaaataaaaataaattattttatttataataaaataattgattttaaaaaacaaagaagatatgAAAATGTCGAAAAACCTTAGAAAAATGACATGTGTCATTAGAGGTCCCTACTTCCTTCTTATTCAATTAGTTGAATATTTTCAACACAGTTTAGTCCACATCatcaaatttcatttttcaatatCTTCATTGTAGcttcgtaaaaaaaaaaaaaatcctcatTGTAGTGATTCAACTgttgaattttttattcaacATCTCTCTTGTACATAGTCTTATAAACACTGTGTTTATCAATCTCAGGTCACTCCATAAAGTTGATGTggactttgattttttttgtcgtaTGATTAAATATAATACGAAACTTTACGATGAAAAGTTATATATTTGCTTTTTACGAACTCATGTAAAAAGCTCTTTAAACAAAATTACGCAATTGTCTTGGAGTTCGAGTCTGGGAGTATCCTAAAAAGAAGAATGGTTTTAGAGTTTTTCTTGGCGAGTATGGTTTTAACCAAGGATAGTATAGGCAGCCAAAAGCTTTAAGTTCGGTGTAGTTTTGGATTGTGCCAAACAGCTACTGATTGGGcgattaatgaaaaaaaaatagggtGGGTAGGCTGTTAATGAGGACCATCTTGAATTATGACTCATTCATTCACCAACTGATTCATGACATTCataaagtttttcttttgttaagtCGATATGTGATTACACATTTTTGGTGCTTAGTCAGACGGTGTAATCACAGATCATGACGAAAAGCTGCTTTAATTATGAGCTTTAATGGTCGAAACTTATTGATGGTTAGTAGGCTGTTGAATTTTAAATTTCGGTTTTGGTTAGGCCTATCTGTCGGTTCGATTCCGTATGATCATTTGGGGCTGTTATATTTATGAGGTTGTTCATATAGTTTTAGGTAAAGATAATTTAGTATAAGAAAAGTAACGGTCAACTTGTAGTTTTCCCGCTCACCCAATAAACATAGTCAAAACATATACATTATCCACTCTCACCTTACACCTAAAATAGAGTCAAAACAGCTAAGAACTTGAATGAGTTAGCACTGATGTGGACATCCTAATAAAAGAGGGTGGTGAGGTTACTTGCACAGAAAGTTATAACCCCTAATTAATTTAGAGGAAACTATCTCAAAATAGATAGAGGCATACCGTAAACAAAGGCTTCAACAAAACAGAAAGCCCCTTTATATTTTCAATCTAACTCTCTCTCACCTCTTGcgggacaaaaaaaaaagaaagaactaAGGCCTTTAATTGAACTCACAAAGATCAATTAAACACAACCTTTTTTCTGCTCTCTATCTCTTTTTCATCCCATATGTTGCTTCCCTAAAGAATGTAAAGCAACATCTGAGGATTCATTGAAAACCAGACATAAACTTACaactaaacaaaaacaaaaacatattatatttgtttgtgtGTGTCTTAATGATGAAATAGAAGATTGAGAGTAAGAAATAGGTTGATATACCCGCAATGGAGATAGAGAGAATGAGGCAGTTGATGTTCCTTTGGTCTAATTTGAAGAGCAGCCGCGTTTCTCTCACCGGTGGGAATCACACAGCCGCTAGGTTCTGCAACCGCTAGTCTCGCCTTTCTCTAaccctctcttctctcttctcttcctttttcttttacctGTTTTTCTATTCTTATAAATTCCTTTTtagctttcttcttctcatctctttTTCCTATTAGCTATCAACTTCACTTTTGGGCACGCTCCCCTTTGTCTCTCAGCTTTTAAGAACAAAAATGGTGTTTGTTACTGTCCAAAACTTTCACTCCATGTGTCAAAAGCATTTGCACTACCTCTTGAAAAAGAAAGACGGTTCGAGCCACTCTTTTGGCTCGGCTGATTCTTCCCCCAAGGCTAATCGTTCTGAAGTCTTGAGTCTTTTTATGAGATCAACCCTTTTGGTTTTGCTGTTTCTGTCATTTACTTGGTTGAATCTGCTTAAGCATGAAACTGACGCAACCGCTGCATCTAAGTCGGTTGAATCTGATTATCATCATAAGCTATTGCCTTTGCTTCTTAATGACTTAGAGAAGGAAGGTCTCTTTAAACATGGAGACAAAGCACTCCTCCTAAGCGAAGGAGATGGTGAGTTCACTGGCACTTCATACTCTCAAACAATTATCGAAACCACCGAGGTGCGTTTTGTATCTGCAAACGATGAGGAGACGCAGCGCATGGTCCCAAGCGAGACCTTTGATCTTGCCTTTGCACATTCTCGTCACATCGACTCTGTTGAGTTTCTAGACCGGACTCTCAAAGTTGGCGGTATCCTCACCGTCCAACTCAACCATCATGATCTTCCTCCAAGTTTCTTGAAACGTTTAAACTACGAAATAGTCTACTTGAGGAGCAATGACTACACGGTAATGGCCATGaggaaaacagaggaaacagagcaAAAACAGAGCATAGGCGCCGCCACTGGTAGAAAGCTCCTCAGTATCAAAGAAAAAGAGGCGAAGAAGAAAGCTTTGAGTAAGCTAGAGGATGTTCTCCTTGAACCACCAAGAGCAGcttcaagaaaatcaagaaccTACCTGAAACGTACAAGGTACCTCCCTGACCTTATGGGGGATAGTTTGGACCTCGAGAGCTACTCGAGGCGGGTGTTCATCGATGTGGGTGATGGAAAAGGAAGCAGCGGAACAGAATGGTTTGTTAAAAACTACCCAACGAGGAAGCTGAAGTTTGAGATGTAcaaggttgagacagtaaacgATGAGATGAGCATAGAGTCTGAGAATATGGGGATCACGGAGTGGCTGAAGGAGAATGCGAAGGAGGAGGAATACGTGGTAATGAAGGCAGAGGCCGAAGTGGTGGAGGAGATGATGAGGACCAAGTCGATTAAAATGGTGGATGAGCTTTTCTTGGAGTGCAAGCCAAAGGGTTTATGGCTAAAGGGAAGGAAGATGCAGAGTAAGAGCGGTAGGGCTTACTGGGAGTGTTTGGCTCTATATGGCAAACTTAGAGATGAAGGTGTTGCTGTGCATCAATGGTGGGGTTGAAGTTAAAGGACAGGGAGATTCATAAACAAGTCTCTTATtctgttatatttatgttttatttattctgatgtcgaatttctttttcttttgttaaatcTTGTGATCATCAATGTATTGTTGTGATTAAAGTATTTTGTGATGTTGTATGTGTTGAGATATAATGAgcttaattaaaattcattgtATGTATCCTTTGATAAAACCAGAAGCCTTAGCTTTAAGCGAATACACACGAAGGCAGAGACCTAGACATTCACTAAGCGATGGAATCCACCAAACTACTTAGGAAAACAATAGAGAACAGAAATCTTAAGAGGTTCAAAGAGATTAACTTGTTTTTGATTCAGTAAAAGGTGTCTTTACAAAGTTGAAATGAGTTAAGCCTAAACCAATTATCAAAAAGAAATGAGTTAAGCTTATAAAGGCTTGACCCTAAGAATAGTACGACGGTTCGATTACTAGAAAGGATCTAAGTTGCTCAATAATAAACTTGCAAGATCAAAGGGGAAAAACACCTAAAGATAATAAAGCCGTTAGGTCTTTTTTTTAGCCGTTAGGTTTAAATGCTTGAATAAGCATGAAACTCAATAACGTTGTTGTTTAACTCAATTTTAACTATATGCATAAGCTTGAATTTGTAATTCATGTTGTACTTTTCGGTCTTTGTAATTTATCttgtaatttctttttgatttttaaaagaaCACTATTTAAGATTGTATGTGCCAAAAAAAGTTTTTGGATGGATCAAACGCTATGGTTGCGGGAATTTGAGAATGCGGTTTCTAGAGGTAATAAATGTTTTGTGTAACTGTGGTAGAAATTGATGTGTTTATAACCGTGACTGgttaattatgaaatattatagCGGTTTGATAAATTACCAATATTAACacattataacattataaaaatattttaaacatattattatgacaaaataataactattaataaaatataattaataataatattacattttatttatttaacttagaggaaagttataatttaataaaatttgtctTGAAGATTTACATACAAACTTTAAAAGAACATTTGgtatcatttatatattatattagtgtttaaaAATTGTAGTGAATATGTttgatttaaagtttttataaataaattgtgATACTATTAgtgaatttaaatataaatataaatgtatacatttttatttataatatttgaaaatttaaaatattataaataaatatgtatatattttatattcagatttttagtttaatattttaagtttaaaaatttaaaacaaaattaaaatatttttatatttacttatttatccTTGCAACCGAATACACAAACTGAAATCAgcttttaatttaaaaagtttagagCGACATATAACATTTTTATGATTGGTTCAAAAGCTACGCAAAGTTTGCGGATGGTAGCGGGAACACTAATCTGAGCCATTGTCCAAAATTCTATACAAGGGCGAAGATAGTATATTACAGTTTTGGCTAGATTTATTATTGGTGTTCGTAAATAGTATATTACAGTTTTGGCtagatttattttttggttttcgtAAATAATGTATTACAGATTTGGTTAGTTAAAATTCTTTTACATTGCTGAAAATAAGTATTTTGTTATATCACTCACCTAAACTATACGTTTAGACATATATCACTAACCATGCATGCAgtgcaaataatattttacattgaGAGGAAATTAGAAGAGAGCAAGTgagataaggaaaaaaaaaatcaagttcaatttccttatttctttttatttttatctcattttgtttgttattttgtCAAAGGAGACATCCTAGAAATGAGGTTAATCAAAGGATCCACCAAAATACTCGGACATGTCCCGGACAAAGACCACTTCTTTTGTCTGATCCTGAAAGTCATCTAGTTCTAGATTCTACACACATCCATGAATCGGCCATGTTTGagccttcctcttcttcttccttaggACAAAAAACATGTTGCAGAGAGCAGCGAGCAATGCGTATTCGTGGTGGTGGGCCAGCCACATCCGCACAAAGCAATCCAAATGGCTCGAACACAATCTTCAAGGTAAACGTTCTATTGTTCTTGATTCACATTTCacctataataataataatgctgTTGATCCTATGTGCCATTTTCTTAATCCAATAAAAATggctaaaacaaaaaaactatctCGTTGTTTTTAGATATGGAAGAGAAAGTAGAGCATACACTTAAGATAAtagatgaagatggagacaCTTTCGCCAAAAGAGCTGAGATGTATTACCGTAAGAGGCCAGAGATTGTCAATTTCGTCGAAGAAGCTTTTAGATCATACCGTGCATTAGCTGAACGCTACGATCATTTATCTAAAGAGCTTCAAAGCGCAAACCGCACAATCGCCACAGCTTTCCCTGAACATGTTCAGTTCCCTTCTGATGATGAAGAGGATGACAACGAAGATTACGGAGGGAATCCAAGGAAACAACCGCATCTCCATCTAATCCCCAAGGGAAGCAACATCCCTGAAGTCCCGGACATTCCAAAGAAAGAGTTCAAAGGTCAGTCTATGATGCTGTCAAGAAAAGGACCGGCTGATCTGAAGAGGACGGTGTCTTCTGCTTTAGCCAAACGTGAAGCGGCGATCGTGAGTTCAGGATTGAGTAAAGAAGAGGGGTTGGAGGAGATTGATGTCCTGCAGAAAGGGATCTTGGCGTTGCAGACGGAGAAAGAGTTTGTGAGGAGCTCGTATGAAGAGTCTTACGAGAGGTATTGGGATTTGGAGAATGAAGTGACTGAGATGCAGAAGAGGGTTTGCAGCTTGCAAGATGAGTTCGGTCTCGGTAATGCGATTGATGATAGTGAAGCTAGGACGTTGATGGCAACTACTGCTTTGAGTTCTTGTAAGGACACATTAGCTAAGCTTGAGGAGAAACAGAAGCAATCTGTTGAAGAAGTGGAGATTGAGAAGGGAAGAATCACTATTGCTAAAGAGAAGTTTGATGCATTGAGGAACAAATTTGAGAAACATGAGGTTATTgagacaaaacaagaagaagaagaagaagctgatgttGTGGTTCAAGAACTTGAAGCTGAGAGGGAAGATGATTCAAACGAGAATCTTACCGTTGTGAAGCTAGTGGAGAAGATTGATGATCTTGTGCATAGGGTTGTTTCACTGGAGACTGATGCTTGTTCTCACACTGCATTGGTGAAGACGTTGAGATCAGAGACTGATGGGTTACATGACCATATCCGCGGTCTAGAGGAGGACAAGGCGGCTCTTGTTTCGGATTCCGCTGATATGAAACAGAGGATAACCGTTCTTGAAGACGAGCTGAGTAAAGTTAGAAAGCTGTTTCAAAAAGTGGAAGAACAGAACAAGTCTCTACAGAAACAGTTCAAGGAAGCAAACTGGACTGCTGATGACTTGTCTGGCAAGTTACAAGATGTGAAGATGGATGAAGACGTGGAAGGAGCCAGAACCTTCCAGGAACAACTGCCTGTTGTTTCAGGATCAGAAGATGATCTAAAGTCAATCTCAAAGGAGACAGAAACTAAAGAGAATGAAGAAGCAGGTCAAGAAGAGAAACATGAGATTAAGGATTCGTTTGCTTTGTCGGAAACAGCAAGCACTTGTTTCGGAACGGAAGGTGAAGATCTGGTGACGGAAGACGAAGACGAAGATACACCGAACTGGAGACAGATGTTACCAGACGGCATGGAGGATAGAGAGAAGGTTCTGTTAGATGAATACACATCGGTACTAAGAGACTACAGAGAAGTGAAGAGAAAGCTAGGTGACGTTGAGAAGAAGAACCGAGAAGGGTTCTTCGAGCTTGCGTTACAGTTGAGAGAACTCAAGGACGCTGTTGCTTACAAAGACGTAGAGATTCAGTCTCTACGCCAAAAGCACGACGTGGCAGGGAAAGACTCTCCGGATCAAGTGGAAGGAAGCAGCCAGCTGGAACATGATCAAGGACAGCAGCATGAGAGTGTGAACATTTCACCAACTTCTAACTTCTCCGTTTCCACCACGCCGCATCATCAAGGAGGAGAGGTGAAGATAACACCAGCAAGGACGAAGTCAAGTGAGGTTAGGGTGAAATTCGCAGACGTCGATGATAGCCCGAGAACGAAGATTCCAACGGTGGAAGACAAAGTGCGTGGAGATATAGACGCGGTCTTGGAAGAGAATCTAGAGTTCTGGCTAAGGTTTAGCACATCGGTGCATCAGATACAGAAGTACCAGACAACGTTTCAGGATCTGAAATCAGAGCTGTCGAAGCTGAGAATCGAAAGCAAGCAACAGCAGGAATCTTCAAGAAGTGGTGGCAGTAGTAGTAAGCACGCAGCTGCATCAGAGGCGAAACCTATCTATAGACACCTTAGAGAGATTCGAACAGAGCTGCAGCTATGGCTAGAGAACAGCGCGGTTCTTAAAGACGAGCTCCAGGGAAGGTACACATCGCTAGCTAATATCCAAGAAGAAGTCGCAAGAGTCACGTCTCACTCTGGAGGTAGTAAAGTAAGTGACTCAGAGATAAGTGGTTACCAAGCTGCAAAGTTCCATGGAGAGATACTGAACATGAAACAAGAGAACAAAAGGGTGTCGAGTCAACTGCAATCTGGTCTTGACCGTGTGAGAACGTTGAAGACCGACGTGGAGAGGATTCTGAGTAAACTGGAAGAGGATATTGGGATCTCAAGTGCAACAGAAGCAAGAACAACTCCGAGCAAGAGCTCGTCGAGTGGAAGAACGAGGATTCCATTACGGTCGTTCTTGTTCGGTGTCAAGTTAAAGAAGCATACAAAACAGAAGCAAGCTTCAGCATCACTCTTCTCTTGTGTCAGTCCATCTCCAGCTCTGGAGAGACAGTCTAGTTACGTTAGGCAACCTGGAAACCTCCCTGAATAATCAAATCTATCTGGCTTGTTATTTTACCTTTTCGGTTTCATTGTTTTCTAGCTTTTCTATCTTTTGTACCAAACTATTGGCCAGTGAGATGCTAATCCAGAATTTGAAAATCTCTTTTGGAGTAagttttaatttatgatattaattagtAGTGGTAAGTACTACTTTACATCATCATATTCTTGTCTTATtcctaagaaaaaaaactttaataaaaagcACCAAAACAACAATGTAGCAAATATAACCTACAACCCCTTATGCTCGGTCCCTGGCACGGTTGCAACATCAGGACTTTTTCCTTTACTTGCTTCATCCTTGGGTTTTGTTTCAGGCTCAGCCACAACAGAAGGTGAAACAGTGGAACTACTCTGTTTTTCAGGTGGTTTAGCCAAAGAACTTTTCTCGGTGCAAGTCTGAAGTACTTGGTCTTTTTTAGACATAAGACTAGGTGGAGTGTCCACTTGTGTAGCCACCGGCTTTCCTGTGCTAATCACTGAGTTTGTTGAGATGGTTTTATTTGGCTGAAGTGTTGTTGTAACCAAGGGGCTTGTTCTGCTTGCCTGAGTTTGCTCTTTCTGTACACCAACCGGCTTGGAAGAGGAGGTAACTGCCACTCCCACACTTGGATTTTGTGGCATTACAGTAGCTGTATTAGCTCTCTGTGTGGGAGCCAACCTTGAAGACGCAAAGCTAGCAGGAACTGAAATATTCTGGACTGTAGGCCCTTTGGAGAAAGGAGCCATATGCGAAAGCTTATTAAAAGATGACGAAGATCCAGCCACTTGAGTTTTAGTATTAGCAGCCGTAGCCGCAGGAGAAACACTCCTTACTGGTGCTGATAGCATACTTGCTGGACGAGGCGAAGATGCTGCAGAGGCAGTTTTTACAGGCGCAGTTTTTGGTGATGATATGATACCTGATGGACGGGGCAAAGAGACTGCATGACCGGTTTTTACAAGATCCGCCTTTGGCGCTGATATAACACCTGATGGCCGTGGCAAAACAGCTGTCGAAGTGGTTTTAACAGGCTCAGCCTTTGATGCTGATGTAGTACCTAATGGACGAGGGAAAGAGGCTGCCGCTGCGGATTTCACAGGCTCGGCATTCAGAGTTGATGACATACCTGATGGACGAGGCAAAGAAGCTGCCGAAGCGGTTTTTACAGGCTCAGCATTCATTACTGATGATATACCGGAGGGACGAGGCAAAGAGGCTTGGGAGGATTTAACCTTTGGCACTAACGCAGGAGCAGCATTCTTTCCTGGTTCAACCTTTGGCACTGATGCAGCAGTTCCCAGGCCAGACATACAGGCTGCAGT includes:
- the LOC108826222 gene encoding uncharacterized protein LOC108826222 — its product is MVFVTVQNFHSMCQKHLHYLLKKKDGSSHSFGSADSSPKANRSEVLSLFMRSTLLVLLFLSFTWLNLLKHETDATAASKSVESDYHHKLLPLLLNDLEKEGLFKHGDKALLLSEGDGEFTGTSYSQTIIETTEVRFVSANDEETQRMVPSETFDLAFAHSRHIDSVEFLDRTLKVGGILTVQLNHHDLPPSFLKRLNYEIVYLRSNDYTVMAMRKTEETEQKQSIGAATGRKLLSIKEKEAKKKALSKLEDVLLEPPRAASRKSRTYLKRTRYLPDLMGDSLDLESYSRRVFIDVGDGKGSSGTEWFVKNYPTRKLKFEMYKVETVNDEMSIESENMGITEWLKENAKEEEYVVMKAEAEVVEEMMRTKSIKMVDELFLECKPKGLWLKGRKMQSKSGRAYWECLALYGKLRDEGVAVHQWWG
- the LOC108828231 gene encoding protein NETWORKED 2A, which translates into the protein MLQRAASNAYSWWWASHIRTKQSKWLEHNLQDMEEKVEHTLKIIDEDGDTFAKRAEMYYRKRPEIVNFVEEAFRSYRALAERYDHLSKELQSANRTIATAFPEHVQFPSDDEEDDNEDYGGNPRKQPHLHLIPKGSNIPEVPDIPKKEFKGQSMMLSRKGPADLKRTVSSALAKREAAIVSSGLSKEEGLEEIDVLQKGILALQTEKEFVRSSYEESYERYWDLENEVTEMQKRVCSLQDEFGLGNAIDDSEARTLMATTALSSCKDTLAKLEEKQKQSVEEVEIEKGRITIAKEKFDALRNKFEKHEVIETKQEEEEEADVVVQELEAEREDDSNENLTVVKLVEKIDDLVHRVVSLETDACSHTALVKTLRSETDGLHDHIRGLEEDKAALVSDSADMKQRITVLEDELSKVRKLFQKVEEQNKSLQKQFKEANWTADDLSGKLQDVKMDEDVEGARTFQEQLPVVSGSEDDLKSISKETETKENEEAGQEEKHEIKDSFALSETASTCFGTEGEDLVTEDEDEDTPNWRQMLPDGMEDREKVLLDEYTSVLRDYREVKRKLGDVEKKNREGFFELALQLRELKDAVAYKDVEIQSLRQKHDVAGKDSPDQVEGSSQLEHDQGQQHESVNISPTSNFSVSTTPHHQGGEVKITPARTKSSEVRVKFADVDDSPRTKIPTVEDKVRGDIDAVLEENLEFWLRFSTSVHQIQKYQTTFQDLKSELSKLRIESKQQQESSRSGGSSSKHAAASEAKPIYRHLREIRTELQLWLENSAVLKDELQGRYTSLANIQEEVARVTSHSGGSKVSDSEISGYQAAKFHGEILNMKQENKRVSSQLQSGLDRVRTLKTDVERILSKLEEDIGISSATEARTTPSKSSSSGRTRIPLRSFLFGVKLKKHTKQKQASASLFSCVSPSPALERQSSYVRQPGNLPE
- the LOC108828232 gene encoding uncharacterized protein LOC108828232; its protein translation is MVDSSSSNKKRKEFISEGDIATLLQRYDTTTILKLLQEMAYYAELKMDWNELVKKTSTGITSAREYQLLWRHLAYRDSLLPMDDDSAAPLLQDDDSDMEFELEASPPVSVDAVSEAVAHVKVIAASYVPIDSDIPEDSICEAPLTINIPYGLQRRPQEPSDSYWSSRGMNITFPISLQKAAEGHNGNALASNMGPRKKRKKWSAEEDQELIAAVNRHGEGSWALISKEEYEGEITVSQLSQRWGSIRRRLDISNSSTQSYQQRTEAANRALSLAVGNRVPSKKVAVGIPPVLTSGSITGAQGNGANSGSSLQGQQQAKPVVQAIPRAETSVQTAKARVAARKPTSTLRAELMVTANSVATAACMSGLGTAASVPKVEPGKNAAPALVPKVKSSQASLPRPSGISSVMNAEPVKTASAASLPRPSGMSSTLNAEPVKSAAAASFPRPLGTTSASKAEPVKTTSTAVLPRPSGVISAPKADLVKTGHAVSLPRPSGIISSPKTAPVKTASAASSPRPASMLSAPVRSVSPAATAANTKTQVAGSSSSFNKLSHMAPFSKGPTVQNISVPASFASSRLAPTQRANTATVMPQNPSVGVAVTSSSKPVGVQKEQTQASRTSPLVTTTLQPNKTISTNSVISTGKPVATQVDTPPSLMSKKDQVLQTCTEKSSLAKPPEKQSSSTVSPSVVAEPETKPKDEASKGKSPDVATVPGTEHKGL